The Mytilus galloprovincialis chromosome 2, xbMytGall1.hap1.1, whole genome shotgun sequence genome has a window encoding:
- the LOC143064225 gene encoding uncharacterized protein LOC143064225 isoform X2, with the protein MILDFFAFVLCILRGIGCLSPPISDKETSIILPGLEGPHNLSYSFQLHHTRVGFKHRWVNQSGGCYTTQPNGSSIAVDATTAVSDEALSKACTIIGLMIKHMSTEIFEYSSRGHGVGVFAKSDGMGVYPENANVRDTPECNRTCNGTCSHTCTFDGRKYASIAGLTNSRSVVLEDNILCNDKDPYNRKESICVHEFAHQVFKHLPTSYKNRFAYIYHYDKQHKIWKDGYGMATSAEFWAEASSAWFHTAVYPGLHSPSVGLDLCNFDQVCGSEMENRQWLRTHDPSLYNLLSKVYTNNQPFLPSGLKVCI; encoded by the exons TATTATACTGCCTGGACTTGAAGGACCACACAATTTGTCTTATTCGTTTCAACTCCATCATACACGGGTAGGATTTAAACACCGATGGGTTAATCAATCCGGAGGATGTTACACAACTCAACCTAATGGTTCAAGTATAGCTGTCGATGCTACAACAGCAGTCAGTGACGAAGCTCTTAGCAAA GCATGCACTATTATTGGATTAATGATCAAACATATGTCTACAGAAATATTTGAGTACAGCTCCAGAGGACATGGAGTAGGGGTTTTTGCAAAATCAGATGGAATGGGAGTGTATCCAGAAAACGCTAACGTCAGAGATACACCAGAGTGTAATA GAACATGTAATGGTACAtgttcacatacatgtacattcgATGGAAGGAAGTATGCTTCAATTGCTGGTTTAACTAATTCAAGATCTGTTGTCTTAGAGGATAATATTTTGTGTAACGACAAGGATCCTTACAACCGTAAAGAGAGTATTTGTGTGCATGAGTTTGCACATCAAGTTTTTAAGCACTTACCAACATCATACAAAAACAGG TTTGCTTATATCTACCATTATGATAAACAACACAAAATTTGGAAGGACGGATATGGTATGGCTACCTCTGCCGAGTTTTGGGCTGAAGCAAGTTCTGCTTGGTTTCATACTGCCGTATACCCAGGCCTTCATAGCCCGTCAGTAGGATTAGACTT atgcAATTTTGATCAGGTATGCGGTTCAGAGATGGAAAATAGACAGTGGCTGAGAACCCATGACCCATCGCTATATAACTTGCTTAGTAAAGTGTACACAAACAATCAACCATTTTTACCAAGTGGCCTTAAAGTTTGCATATGA
- the LOC143064225 gene encoding uncharacterized protein LOC143064225 isoform X1 — MLHVLSKLILRQYVKETGPAYSQIAMVPFAVFALIVCILCEVQSISPPLSDDEKSHLPPDLQLQFLLPSPPVQLHQTRVGFKHRWVDHSGRCHTSKPRGCSVAVDATTTVSNLAVSKACTIIGRMTRHMSSSIFCGLGKSHGVGIFAKSEGPGIYPENYNLKDTPQCHNKCDGSCKHTCTFDGRKYDSIAGLTNTRAVVLEDNVLCNSHDPYGHKENILVHEFAHLVDRYMPRVDRDRLKYVYNYIKQHGTWPNGYGTANSAEYWAESTSSFFHTMTRIMDVGMNNCNFNHLCGSEMESRAWLKKHDIWMYNLLVKIYTNNNPTVPSTLNVCQ; from the exons ATGTTACATGTCTTATCTAAGCTTATCTTACGTCAATACGTGAAGGAAACCGGGCCAGCTTACTCTCAGATCGCAATGGTTCCCTTTGCTGTTTTTGCTCTCATTGTGTGTATACTATGTG AAGTTCAGAGTATATCGCCTCCTCTATCTGACGATGAAAAAAG TCATTTGCCACCTGATCTTCAGTTACAGTTCCTACTACCGTCTCCTCCTGTACAACTGCACCAAACCCGTGTAGGATTCAAACACCGATGGGTGGATCATTCAGGAAGATGTCACACGAGCAAACCACGTGGTTGTAGTGTAGCCGTCGATGCTACAACAACTGTTAGTAATCTAGCAGTCTCCAAG GCATGTACCATTATTGGCCGGATGACCAGACATATGTCATCATCAATATTTTGTGGCTTGGGTAAATCTCATGGTGTCGGCATTTTCGCTAAATCAGAAGGTCCGGGTATCTATCCTGAAAATTATAACCTGAAAGATACACCCCAGTGTCACA acAAATGTGATGGTTCTTGTAAGCATACCTGTACATTCGACGGGCGAAAGTATGATTCAATTGCTGGTCTGACCAATACAAGAGCTGTTGTTTTGGAAGATAATGTACTATGTAACTCCCATGATCCTTATGGTCACAAAGAAAACATCTTAGTTCACGAATTTGCACACTTAGTTGATAGATACATGCCACGAGTAGATAGAGACAGG tTGAAATATGTATATAACTACATTAAACAACACGGTACCTGGCCGAACGGATATGGTACGGCAAATTCTGCTGAGTATTGGGCTGAATCTACATCCTCATTCTTCCATACTATGACCCGTATAATGGATGTTGGAATGAACAA TTGCAACTTCAATCATCTTTGTGGTTCAGAGATGGAAAGTAGAGCGTGGTTGAAAAAACATGATATCTGGATGTATAATCTCCTTGTTAAAATCTACACGAACAACAATCCAACAGTACCCAGCACCCTCAATGTTTGCCAATAA